The following nucleotide sequence is from Pseudonocardia abyssalis.
GTGTCGGGGCGATCGCCTACGCCCTCACCGCACCGGGACAGACGGCCGTGGTCTCGGTCTTCGTCGACCCGATGGTCGCGGAACTGGGTATCAGCCGCGAGACGGTCGCGGCGGCGTACCTGATCGGCACCCTGGCTGGTGCAGCCGGGATGCCCCTGGTCGGCCGCGCGCTGGACCGTTTCGGCGCCCGCGCCGTCCTGCTGGCGACATCCCTGTTCTTCGGCGCGGTGCTCATGGGCCTGGCCGCGGCCGGTGAGGTCGTGGGGCTCACGGCGGGGTTCATCGGGATCCGGTTCGCCGGACAGGGAGCGCTGACCCTGACCGCGACCACCGTCGTCGCCTACCACGTGACCCACCGACTCGGAGCGGCCATGGGTGTCGTGAGCGCGGCCGGCACCGCGGGGATCTCGCTCACACCGCTACTGCTGGAACGGGTGGTGACGACCTACGGCCCGGGCGTCGGCTGGTTCGTGCAGGGTGTCGCGGTGTGGGTGGTACTCATCCCGCTGGCGCTGCTGGGACTGCCGCGCAGGCCGCCACGCTCGCGTCGCCCCGGCCGGGCCGTCACGGATGGCGCGGCACTGGGGACGATCCTGCGGGCCCCCGCGTTCTGGGTCCTGACCGCAGGGGTGGGGGTGCTGTCGCTTGTGGTGACCGCCTTGACCTTCCATCAGATCGACGTCCTCGGCGAGCGCGGCCTCACCAGCGCGGAGGCGGCGGCGACGTTCCTGCCGCAGACAGTGGCCGGGCTCGCCGCGACCCTGCTCGTCGGCGTCGTGCTCGACCGGATCCCGGCGAAGCCGGTGATGGTCGGCTCGATGCTCATGGTCATGGTCGCGCTGGTGTCCGCGGGCCACCTCCATCCCGGGTGGGGTGCGATCGGCTACGGACTCGCGGTCGGCGTGGCGGGGAACGCGTTCCGCACCGTCGAGGCGGCCGTGCTGCCTCGCTGGTTCGGTACCGCACAGATCGGGGCCGCCCGCGGTGTCGTGCACGCGGTCGCCGTCGCGGCCTCGGCCCTCGGGCCGTTCCTGCTCGCGATCGGCCGGGCGTCGGGCGATTCCTACCGGCCTGCGCTGCTCGGCCTCTGCGTTCTCCCGGCGGTGCTCACCGTCGTGATCGTCGCGGTGCGCGAGCCTCGCCAACTCTGACACAGCGGTAGAGTTGACGCATGGGCTTCATCGACGAAGGACAGGCGCGCGCGGCGCTGGAGATCGGACGCCCGAGTGCGGACGCCGACATGTGCTGCCGGGTACGGGGCATGCTCATCGGACTCGTGGCCGGTGACGCGGCCGGCCGTGGCACCGACACACTGGCCTGGTTCCAGACGCCGACGTGCGACGAGGACGGCTCCCCGGACCGGTCCGCCGACATCGCGCAGGCGCTCGCCGTCGCCCGACATCTCGGCCGCCGTGACCCGCCGTCGACCGGATCCTCCCTGGCCGCCACCATGGCGAGGACGTGGTGGATCACGCAGGACCACGACGGGTATAGCGAGATCGACCGTCGGCGCCTGCGGGCCCTGATGAACAACAGTGACGCGCAGGAGCCCCATCGCTCGACCGGGCCGCGCGCCGGGATCAGCCTCGCCGTCACCGCGCTGCCGCTCGCCGCACGAACCGCCGCCGAGGCACAGCCGATACTGGAGGAGTGCGCCCGGACCCTGGGGGCTACCGCAGCCGAGGCCGTCATCGCCAGAGCGTTCACCGCGGTCGCCCGCACGGTGGCCCGCCACCCGATCCCGTCGGCCAGGACGCTGCCGACCATGGCCGCGATGCGCGACCACCTCCGGCAGGGCATCGCACCCGTCCTGAGTTCGACGAGCGGCCCCGCCGGCGCAGCGGACGCCGTGGGGCTCCACGCTGCGATCGACGCCTTTCTCACCCATCCGGAAGACGCGTCGGCGGCACTGGTCGAGCTCGGCGAGACCATCGGCTGGGCGCCGAGCGTGCGGGCCACCCGGATCACCGCCGCGAGCATGCTCGGCGCTCTGCTGGGCGCCTGGACCGGCCAGTGCGGCGTTCCCGTCTCCTGGCGAGCCCGGATCGGACGGCCGCTGCACGTGCACAGGGCGGCCGGGGCGCTCGCGTGCGGTCGAGGCCCTGCGTGCGCCGTGCCGGACCGAGAGTGAGCAATCGCGACTCCGGCCGGCACGGTACGGGAGGCCGCTCAGGCGGATCCGGCCCGATCAGGACACCAGCGGGGCGCGATGCCGGGACGCGATGCGGTCGGCCAGGCCTCGCACCTGCTCCACGCGCTCGAGCCGGTCGATCCACATCAGAGGCAGAGCCATCCCGCCGCAGCGGCCACCACTCAGCGCTCCCGCCATCGCCGCCGTGACGGTGAAGTCACCACCCACGTCGACCGCGAAGCGCACACAGGCGACCGGATCGTCGTGGTGCAGCAGGAACGCGAGCAGCGCGGTACACACTGCCGCCGCGGAGTTCGACTCCCCGACGATCCGACCGAAGGCGAAGACCGCCGCTACGTCGGCCGGCGACGCGCCACGGGCGAGCTGCTGCACGAGGGCGAGATCCTCGGCGAGACCGGAGCCTGCGCCCTCCTGCAGCCGTTCGACGAACCGATCGGCGTCGAGCGGACGGTGCAGTTCCCCGCTCAGTGCGAGGGCGGCAGCCGACGCCAACACGGCCGCAGCCGACCGTTCCTCCGCATCCATGGAGAGCACCGCGGCACACCGGCGGGCAAGCCCGTGGACCTCGGAGCCGGCCGCCATGAGTGCCAGTGGAGCGACGACCGCGGCTGCGAGCACACCGTCGGAGGCGGGCTCGAACTCCGTCGGGACCGGGTACACGTCGCCACCGAGGACTGCCCCGAACCTGTGAGCGTCCCGCGGTCCCCATCCCTCGCGGTCACGGGAGGTCCACCAGGTGTGCGCCATCGCGGTCGCGAGCGGTCGGATGTCGTCGGGGCCGACGGTGCCGTGCAGCCCCACGTACTCGCCCACGACGAGGGCCAGTGCCGTGGAAGCGCCGTAGCGCATGACGACCCCGTCGCCGCCGGAGGCCACCGCATCGGCTGCGGCCTGGCCCAGCAGCAACCCGCGTGCCTTGTTCCTCCAGAACTCCTGCACTGTCTCCTGCACCGACATCCGCTCCTCCTGAAATCGCCTGCCCTGTCATGGTCGGCGGCGAGCGAGACACGATCAGTACAGCGATTACGCTGGTAGTACAGCTGCCCCGAGCACCTACAACACTCTCGTGATGTCAGAGTACCGTGACCGCATGACCCACGACTCGCAGTCAGGACAACACCCCGTCACCCGCATGGAGATCCTCGACGTCGTCGAGGGAGTCTTCGTCGGCCACATCACCACGAAGATCGATATCTTGGCCGCGGCACAGGACCACGGAGCCCGGGGACCCGTTCTGGACACGCTCGCCCGGCTCGACGGGGACCGACGGTTCGTCTCGCCGCACGACCTGTGGATCGACCTGGCCGACGTCCCGGTCGACGTCTGATCGGACCGGACCGGGTGCGGTCAGCGACGCGCGAGGTAGAGGGTGTTCGCCGACCTCCCGGCGGTGACGGGATTGGGGAAGGAGACGACCTCGGTCCACGTCCGGGAGAAGACCTCACCCAGCAACGCACCGAACTCGTCCAGTGGAGGGCGGTCGGACCACATCCCGAACACACCGCCGTGACGCAGCAGCGCCAGGACCCGACGCATGCCCGCAGCCTCGTAGAACGCGGCGTGGGCGGGTACGAGCACGTGATCCGGCGCGTGGTCGATATCGATCAGGACGGCGTCGTACAGTCGGCCGGGACGTTCCGGGTCGAGGCCGTCTTCCGCGGCGACCTGCGCGAAGAAGTCCGCACACCGCAGGGCGACCCTCGGGTCACCCATGAGGCGGTCCGACGGCGGCAACAGTCCCTGCTGATGCCAGGCGATCACCTGGGGCAGGGCCTCCACCACCGTCAGGGATCGGACTCGCGGGTCGTCGAGCACGGCAGCGGCGGTGTAGCCCAGGCCGAGACCGCCGACGACGACGTCGAGCGGGCCGCTGTCGACAGCGGCGAGGCCGCGCCGCGCGAGCTCGATCTCGGCCACGGTGAACAGGCTGGACATGAGGAACTCGTCGTCGAGCTTGGCCTCGAACACCTCGATACCTGCGACGGGGTCGTGTCGACGGCGCAGACTGATCTCACCGAGCGCCGTGTCGGCCTGGTCGAGCACCATGAAACGGGAACCTGTGTCCGGACCCGTCCCCCGCCGCGCCGCGCGCCTGCCGGGCACGACTAGGAACCGCCCTCGAACCGGATGCCGCGGTCGCGCCCCCACTGGATCGACTCGGCGGCCACCGTCGCCCAGTCGATCTTGGAGGTGCGGGTGCTCGCCGGGTGGGGCGACACATCGCCGTCCTCCATGTGGAACGCCAGCTCGGGATCGGAGCCCAGGAAGGTGCGCCGCCGCGACGACGGGCGCCGCGACATCGGTACGGCCGCCGACCGGACCAGCCCGCGGGCGATCGAGCGCGGCCAGCCCGACACCGGCTCCCGACCGAAGGGCAGCAGGTCGGAACGGACGACCCCCGGCGCGAACGGGAGGAAGCCCTGCAGCATGCGGCAGGTCGCGTCATCCCATGCCCCGCCCGTCAGCGCGCCGAACCTGAGAAGTCGCAGGTCCTCCCGCAACGCCCGGCGCCGTAACCCGTACGTGCTCGTCGTGCTGGCGATCCTGAACCACGTCGTTCCCCGTATGTCCACCACCGCCGCGCCGGGGCCGTCGGACCCTCCTTGCGGCAGCAAGGTCAGCCGCCTACCCCTGCTGCGGTCGACGTCGACGGCGAACGAGCCGTACAGCATCAGGTAGTCGACCTCCGGGCGGTCCTCGGCGGCCGTCACCAGGCGCGTGAGGCTGTCGTCGGTGTAGATATAGTCGTCCTCGGCGAGCCAGATCAGGTCCGCCCCCTCCCCCGGGCGGGCGGCCTCGTCGGCCAGCATCTCCCGGTAGGAGCTCCGGTCGCTCCCCCCACGTCGAACCGCACGCACCTCGCCGTAGGCCTCCATCACCCGGAGTCGGTCGTGGGGCATCGGACCGTCGTTGAGAAACACCACCTCCGGACGCACGGGCAACCGGTCCGCGGCCCGCAACAGGGATACGAGCGCCAGCAGCTTGCTGAAGTACGGGGGGCGCGGCTTAGCACCGTGGCCCGCATAGGACCGGTACAGGATCCGAAGTGGCTGCGCAGTCGCAACTGAAGACATCGTCCTCCGTTCGTCGGGCCGGACTCTCCGGGCACCATCAGTGAGCCGCGAGGTCGAGCGACGACCCACTCGATACCCGCTTCTTCGGCCCGGTCGGCTCCGCCCCGTAAGGGTGGCCGGACACGGCTCGTGATCGAGCGACTCGCGTCCACCATATCCTGCTGCTCTGTAAGGAATGAGATACCCGATGACCTGCTTGGAGCGCCTGATGGAGGCTGCCATAACCTCACATGATGATAGTTTGAACCCGTCCAGTAGGCGGGCCGCCTCTGGCGTGCCGATGTCCTCATCGACCCGAAGGAGCACACATGCCCATGATCGTTGCGAGGTCGGCCCTCCCCCGCGCGGACCGCCCGGGCGACGGTCGACGATCGTCGGGATCGGCGCCGGGACAGCTGCTCGTCGTGACCCCGCATGTCGACATCAGATGACATATCTGGAGGGCGACGGGTCGCTGCACGACCGCGTCCTGGGCATGCTCCTGGGACTGGCCTGTGCAGAGGCGATCGGCGCGCCGTTCTCGGGTGAGGAGCGGGTCGATCGGTGGGAGATCGAACGCTGGGCGTACGACACGCGGCCGCTGCACTGGTCCTCGATGACGAGGATGCTGCACACGGTGCTGGCGCGCCTCTCCGTCGAGCCACGGCTCGGCGCAGTCGACGGTGCAGGGACCGCGCTGCCGATGGAGTTCTCGGCGCTCGAGATCCGCGGCCTGCGCGAGCACGACGCCCGGCGCCCCCTACGCCGCGGCGAGTCGAACGTCGTCCGAGGCGGCACCGGCAACGGGGCTGCGGTGTGGGGCGTCGCGGTCGCGCCCACGGACCACGACCTCGATCGACTCGCAGCCATCGCGCGTGCATCAGCCCGGCTCACGCACCCGCACGAGATCGGTCAGGACGGCGCTGCCGCGGTGGCGATCGCGGCAGCGATCGCCTTCCGAACACCGCAACGGCCACTGCAGCTCGACCCGACCGTCGTCCTCGGCGCAATCTCCGCGCGTCTCACATCGGACGCGTTCCGTCACGCCCTCGAGGCGGTGCACACGCTCCTCACCGACCGCTGGCCCGATCCGGTCGCCGATGTCGTCGGCGCCGGGCCGATCGCGTCCGAGTCCGTCCCGGCAGCACTCGTCGCCGTCCTGCGACATCCCGACAGCTACGTGGCGACGGTGAAGGAGGCGGTGGGGTTCGGCGGCGACACCGCTCGCATCGCCGCGATCTCGGCGGCGATCTCCGCTGCCCGGCTCGGAACTGCAGCCATCCCGGTCGCTTGGGTGGACCGCCTGGACCGCGCCGGACACCTTCGCGGGCTGGCTGCCGGCCTCGTGCGCGCCACCCTGCGGTCGGCCAAGGCGCGGCGGTGCGTGTGAGGCTGCTCCCGAGCGGTCCGACGAGCGCTCACCGCGCGTCCTGACAGCACGCGACGAGCTCGTGCTCCGGCGTGCACACATCACGTCAGTCCTCCGGTCGCCCGCCCGGGCTCCTCGTCACCGATCTCGACCACGGCAGCACCTGCTTCCCGCATGACCGTGTCACGCGTCGTGTCGGGCCTGCCGAACGGAGTGTCACGTCCCGGGCCTTGATGGACGTCGTGGGATGCTCGAGTTCCGCGGATTCGGCCAGAGCCTCCGCCACTCACGGGGCGCTTCAGTGGACAGGTCCATCAACAGGTTCAGATGGTGCGTTCCCGCGCTTCGGCTTCGATGGTCCGGATCGCGCGGGACAGTCTCTCCAGACCCTGGACCTGGGATCGCAGGGTCTCGATACGGCTCTCCGCGAGCACCCGGTACATGGCGAGCCGGCTCGAGATCACGTCTGCCTCGTCCGCATCGGTCGTGATCGCGGCGGAGTCCATGGTCTCGATGAGTTCTCGAACCTGGTCGAGCGAGAGATCCAGCGGTCGCAGCGTCTTGACCAGTTCCAACCGCTCGACATCGGCGTCGGTGTAGAGCCGGAAGCTGCCCGGTCACCGGTCCGAGGGGATGACCAGGCCGATCTCGACGGATCGTGCGTGGGAAAGACCGACGCGGTTGGACACCTCACCGATCCGCATCGTGCGCCCGTCTGCCGTCTCCAGCCGCCACCATCAGGAAACACTACCCCGGTGTGAGGGCTGGCCCGGGCGGAGCCGACGACGCCCTGTGCACGACCCCATGGCCGTGCCGCGGTTCCGCACACAGGGCCCGTGGGTCAGACTCCGGCGCCGGCGTGCTGGTCGATGAGACGACCCAGGCGCGGGAGAGCCTCCTCGACGTTCTTCTGGCCCTGCGGACGCAGCTTTGCATAGACCTTCTTCAGCGTGTCGGAGCTGCTCTGCTCCGCCCGCGAGTCGGCGACGCCCAGGAGAGCGGTGGCGGCCTGCGCCGGACGGGCCGAGAGGTAAGCGCCGAAGTCCGTGCCGGCGGACGCGCGGTAGTCGTCGTAGAACGGCTGGAGCGCCACAGCGACCTCCGGCAGCAGCGTGTCGACTGCGTGCGACACGATGCCGGGCTTGACCTTCTTGACGGTGGCGTATCCAGTCTTGATCACAGCGCCGGATACCCCACCGGAATCCGACACCTCCTGGTCGACGAGTGCCTGCAGGTCGGTGACGACCGTCGGGCGCCTGGCCGGCTCCAGCAGGATGTCGTTGAGGGACTGCGTCACGGGTGTGTCGTCCTTTCTCGTGCTCGGCCGAAGGGTCGGTCGAGGTTTGGGGAGCTTGTCGGCGGTGAGATCCGTTCCCTCAAGAGGGGTGACGAATCCTCGCCGCTCCCGCGGTGCCCGCGGGAGCGTCAATGGGCGTCCGTGAGCCGGCCGGCCAGCCGATCATGTCGATCGCGGCTGTTGCTGTTCATCCCGACGATCGTCACGGTGATGCCGCGCGCTTCGTACTTGGTGGTGACGGCGTCGAGGGCCGCCACAGTCGAGGCGTCCCAGACGTGGGCTTCGGACAGGTCGATGACCACGTTCTCGGGGTCCGTGGCGTACCTGAACTGGTACACCAGGTCGTTGCTGGATGCGAAGAACAGTTGGCCCGTGACCCGATAGACCCTCGTGCCGGCGTCCGGGTCGAGCACGCTCGTGACCTCCACGAGATGCGCCACCCGCCGGGCGAACAGCACCATGGCGGTCAGCACCCCGACCCCGACCCCGTAGGCCAGGTTGTGGGTGCCGACCGTGACCACGACGGTGGACAACATCACTGTCGTCTCGCTGCGCGGCATCATCCGCAGCGTCGCGGGCTTGACGCTGTGCCAGTCGAAGGTCCCCACGGCAACCATGATCATGACGCCGACCAACGCAGCCATCGGGATCAGCGCCACCACCTGCCCCACGGCCACGACGAGCACCAGCAGGAACACACCGGCCAGGAACGTCGACACCCGTGTGCGCGCGCCACCGACCTTCACGTTGATCATCGTCTGGCCGATCATCGCGCAGCCGCCCATACCGCCGAAGAACCCCGTGACCACGTTCGCAACTCCCTGCCCCCACGACTCACGGGTCTTGTCCGAATGGGTGTCGGTGATGTCGTCGACGAGTTTCGCGGTCATCAACGACTCGATCAGTCCCACCAGCGCGATGGCGAGCGCGAACGGAGCCACGAGCTGCAGCGTCTCCAGCGTTAACGGAACGGCGGGGAACCCCAGGACCGGCAGGCTGTCGGGGAGCTCACCCTGGTCGCCGACCGTCGGGACGACCACTCCGGCAGCCACTGTGAACGCGGTGAGGGCCACGATCGCGGCCAGCGGCCCGGGGACGGCCCGGGTCAATCGCGGCAACCCGACCAGTAGCGCCAACCCCACGGCGAGCAGGACGTAGACCGTCGACGGCACGTTCACCAGATAGGGCAGCTGCGAGGTAAAGATCAGGATCGCCAGCGCATTGACGAAACCGACCATGACACTGCGCGGGAGGAAACGCATGAGGCGCGCGACACCCGCCACGGCGAGAGCGATCTGGAGCAGCCCGCCGAGGATCACCGCGGCAACCAGGTACTCGACGCCATGTTCCCTGGCCAGCGGTGCGACGACCAGCGCGATCGCCCCGGTGGCCGCGGAGATCATCGCGGGCCGCCCTCCGACGAACGCGATGGTCACCGCCATCGTGAACGACGCGAACAGCCCGACCTGCGGGTCGACGCCCGCGATGATCGAGAAGGCGATCGCCTCCGGGATCAGCGCCAGCGCCACCACGAGACCCGACAGGGCCTCGACCCGCAGCACCGATGGCTTCAACCACGAGGGACGAGCGGGGAGCAGTCGTACGGGCAGGGCGGGGGGCGCCATCGTCACTTCCATATGCCGGGAGGTGGGCCACGCCGTCGGGGCCGGACCCGCAGAACCCTACTGTGACGTGAGAGTAGAGTCGCAGGGTGTCGGAGCGAGGTCGATCGCCGCAGGTCATAGCCTCTCAGCCCGGTGAACCCACTTTCAGACAGTGCTAACTACGTCCGGGCCGGGGGACACCGATCCCGCCGCCGGAGGCGCGCTACCACAACCGCCGTGACCGAGGATCCGGGTGTCCGTCCCGTCGCGGAAGCCGGGGCGTCGGACGGCCCTCACCCGATCGGCCCCCGATGCCCACGTCACCGCTGCTCCGGTCAGCGATCTCGACCCCGCGGAACGCGACCCTGAACCCACCGAGCGAATGGGACTGCCCAGCCGCATTCGACAGGAGCAGAAGCCTTTCAGTCAGCGGCTGGATGTCGTAGGCAGTACACGATCCAGGGCACGACGAGGAGCACGGTCAGCAACGGCAGAACCGGCCACCACACTGCCGACGGAAGCTGGGTGGCGCCCGACAGGACCACCATGATCGCGACGAGCAGCCACAGCTGGGGTGGCGACATCGGTGGGGGGACGCCGAGCACTGGGGCCCTGCGGGTAGCCAGGTCACGGGCCAGTTCCGGATCGGCCTCGGTGAGGTCGGTCTCGATGCGGGCGAGCAGGGCGCGTTCTCGCGATGAGAGGACCCGTGGGGGATTCGGATCGGCCGGCTCGGGTGGCGGTGGTGCGGGGATGGTCATCGGAAACCCTTCGGACGCCGGTCGTCAACTGCCGACCAGACTTCCCGGCGCACCAGCGGATAACATACTCCGAAATGTCGGATTCCGCAGGAGATCGTGACTACTCAGTTCCGGTACCGCGGTCGGACTGGTACACGTCGGGGACGCCGTCCGCGTCGCTGTCGATCGCCTCCTGCGCGCATATCCGGCGGTAGCGCCGGTCGCGGATGCGGAGCACCACCGTGGCCAGCAGGGCGGAGATCAGCGACCCGACGAGTACGGCGATCCGGACGTGGTCGTCGCGTTCGCTCCCGGCCCCGAAGGCGAGGTCCCCGACCAGGAGCGACACGGTGAACCCGATCCCGGCGAGCATGGACAGGCCGAGCACGTCCCACCAGGACAGGCCGTCGGCGAGCTGGGCCCGGGTGAACCGCTGGACGAGCCACGTCGCGCCGAGCACGCCGATCACCTTGCCCAGGACCAGGCCGGCGATGATCCCCTGTGCGACGGTGTCGGACAGGCTCGCGGCGAACCCGCCGGCGTCGACGACCGACACCCCCGCGGCGAAGAACGCGAACACCGGCACGGCGAAGCCGGCCGAGATCGGCCGGACGCGGTGCTCGAAATGCTCGGCGAGCCCGGGCCCCGGCC
It contains:
- a CDS encoding SulP family inorganic anion transporter; the encoded protein is MAPPALPVRLLPARPSWLKPSVLRVEALSGLVVALALIPEAIAFSIIAGVDPQVGLFASFTMAVTIAFVGGRPAMISAATGAIALVVAPLAREHGVEYLVAAVILGGLLQIALAVAGVARLMRFLPRSVMVGFVNALAILIFTSQLPYLVNVPSTVYVLLAVGLALLVGLPRLTRAVPGPLAAIVALTAFTVAAGVVVPTVGDQGELPDSLPVLGFPAVPLTLETLQLVAPFALAIALVGLIESLMTAKLVDDITDTHSDKTRESWGQGVANVVTGFFGGMGGCAMIGQTMINVKVGGARTRVSTFLAGVFLLVLVVAVGQVVALIPMAALVGVMIMVAVGTFDWHSVKPATLRMMPRSETTVMLSTVVVTVGTHNLAYGVGVGVLTAMVLFARRVAHLVEVTSVLDPDAGTRVYRVTGQLFFASSNDLVYQFRYATDPENVVIDLSEAHVWDASTVAALDAVTTKYEARGITVTIVGMNSNSRDRHDRLAGRLTDAH
- a CDS encoding MFS transporter, which codes for MSVGAIAYALTAPGQTAVVSVFVDPMVAELGISRETVAAAYLIGTLAGAAGMPLVGRALDRFGARAVLLATSLFFGAVLMGLAAAGEVVGLTAGFIGIRFAGQGALTLTATTVVAYHVTHRLGAAMGVVSAAGTAGISLTPLLLERVVTTYGPGVGWFVQGVAVWVVLIPLALLGLPRRPPRSRRPGRAVTDGAALGTILRAPAFWVLTAGVGVLSLVVTALTFHQIDVLGERGLTSAEAAATFLPQTVAGLAATLLVGVVLDRIPAKPVMVGSMLMVMVALVSAGHLHPGWGAIGYGLAVGVAGNAFRTVEAAVLPRWFGTAQIGAARGVVHAVAVAASALGPFLLAIGRASGDSYRPALLGLCVLPAVLTVVIVAVREPRQL
- a CDS encoding DUF6918 family protein, giving the protein MTQSLNDILLEPARRPTVVTDLQALVDQEVSDSGGVSGAVIKTGYATVKKVKPGIVSHAVDTLLPEVAVALQPFYDDYRASAGTDFGAYLSARPAQAATALLGVADSRAEQSSSDTLKKVYAKLRPQGQKNVEEALPRLGRLIDQHAGAGV
- a CDS encoding DUF3040 domain-containing protein; this translates as MTIPAPPPPEPADPNPPRVLSSRERALLARIETDLTEADPELARDLATRRAPVLGVPPPMSPPQLWLLVAIMVVLSGATQLPSAVWWPVLPLLTVLLVVPWIVYCLRHPAAD
- a CDS encoding DUF2795 domain-containing protein; the protein is MTHDSQSGQHPVTRMEILDVVEGVFVGHITTKIDILAAAQDHGARGPVLDTLARLDGDRRFVSPHDLWIDLADVPVDV
- a CDS encoding spermidine synthase, producing the protein MVLDQADTALGEISLRRRHDPVAGIEVFEAKLDDEFLMSSLFTVAEIELARRGLAAVDSGPLDVVVGGLGLGYTAAAVLDDPRVRSLTVVEALPQVIAWHQQGLLPPSDRLMGDPRVALRCADFFAQVAAEDGLDPERPGRLYDAVLIDIDHAPDHVLVPAHAAFYEAAGMRRVLALLRHGGVFGMWSDRPPLDEFGALLGEVFSRTWTEVVSFPNPVTAGRSANTLYLARR
- a CDS encoding ADP-ribosylglycohydrolase family protein, producing MSSSTRRSTHAHDRCEVGPPPRGPPGRRSTIVGIGAGTAARRDPACRHQMTYLEGDGSLHDRVLGMLLGLACAEAIGAPFSGEERVDRWEIERWAYDTRPLHWSSMTRMLHTVLARLSVEPRLGAVDGAGTALPMEFSALEIRGLREHDARRPLRRGESNVVRGGTGNGAAVWGVAVAPTDHDLDRLAAIARASARLTHPHEIGQDGAAAVAIAAAIAFRTPQRPLQLDPTVVLGAISARLTSDAFRHALEAVHTLLTDRWPDPVADVVGAGPIASESVPAALVAVLRHPDSYVATVKEAVGFGGDTARIAAISAAISAARLGTAAIPVAWVDRLDRAGHLRGLAAGLVRATLRSAKARRCV
- a CDS encoding ADP-ribosylglycohydrolase family protein, which codes for MQETVQEFWRNKARGLLLGQAAADAVASGGDGVVMRYGASTALALVVGEYVGLHGTVGPDDIRPLATAMAHTWWTSRDREGWGPRDAHRFGAVLGGDVYPVPTEFEPASDGVLAAAVVAPLALMAAGSEVHGLARRCAAVLSMDAEERSAAAVLASAAALALSGELHRPLDADRFVERLQEGAGSGLAEDLALVQQLARGASPADVAAVFAFGRIVGESNSAAAVCTALLAFLLHHDDPVACVRFAVDVGGDFTVTAAMAGALSGGRCGGMALPLMWIDRLERVEQVRGLADRIASRHRAPLVS